tttcagTTTATAGTAATGCTCAATCCTTGCTTACTAAATGTAGGTTATCCCTGCCTATATAAATGACTAATcgatataaatatttatttttttaaagaacaattcTTCCCTCGAGTGCAGAATATATGTTTTTGATGtaaaatataatctttatttctATTACGTATGTCATGTGAACAGAATTTGTTTGAATATATAATCTTATCATATTAACATTAGTTTTCAAAGATGTATCCATTATCCATTAATGTTAGTTTAGTCTAGACCGGGAATATAGCCATAAGATTTGTTTCTGGTCTGTTACACATTTTGAGTTGAACAAACTAACACAAAGAACTCTGGATACGTAGTCCATAAGAAACCTATTCACTTTGCATGTGCGGCAAGACAAACTACAATACCCACAATTCCATCTGTCCCCGTGTGGTGTCACAATAATATCGTTCTTCCTATTGAGCAAAGCGCTATAGCAAGCATGGGATCCACGTCTAAGTGGAGTAATTTACCCTCCTGTCCAAGTCTTAAGAACTTAACCGAACCGGGCTATGGAGTCCCAAAGAAGGAACAGCATCGTGCTGTGCAGGAGCTCACAAGAGTCCACACCGAATCGTTTGATCAGGCGATCAGCGATGGGTTAAGCCGAGCAGTGCAGGTCAGTATATGTCTATGTGCAGTGCTCGATTGCTGAGTGTGTATACACGTGGGTAGCTAAAGTAAAACATGCAGGGTCAGTTACAGCGTACCAGTGTTTTAGTCCACATCGAGTGGAATAAAATGCAAGAATAGAAAATCTTGCAtacttaatcctgattgcagcataccaaacGGATGATCCCGGTAATTGGTTTATAATTGATCAGAACAAGTTAGACCGAATGGGGAGCCTACTacggccaaacgttttgcatccctctatgaagtaaaatgtgttcCTTCTATAAAGTCGAGTGAAATCTGTTaagtaatgttacgttaatatattaaTGTGTATGCCACTTTGTATCGTTCCTATACTTTGTATAGTACTTAGCAAAAAACGGACAAATTGAaacatgtgacatttcgaaatctgaaACACTACTGTTATACGGTAGGCTTCTGCCATATCATTTTGCAATTTCTTTGACTACATGCTATATAATCAAATATCTAATTTTTTTAAACCCCCAATCCTAAAATTATGTCTGTATAACCCCTTCTTTACTAATCCGATATGTGGAATTCAATGTCAGATTAGTATATAATTTGGGGATctctgtacaaaaagaaagatgcattttttaaagtaacatatttaagtaaaaataaaaggcaTGTCTTTCtcgtatacattttaaactggcGGATCTGACTTGGATTTAACCCGCTGACACTGCTGCATAGGCACAGAAAAGTTGAATTGCGTGACAATGAACCATTAGTTGTTTATAGTTAAATAACATTAACTGGATTTGCATTGTGTTAAACCGAAAAGCTACGTgattaaaacaagtttatttaaaGTGTAGGGCCTATGTATTTCATGATACACTATTCTCACGGATCTGACTTCCCGAATTGAACGGACATAGTTTTCAGATGTACTTTTAGAGGAAAAAATCTCGTACGCTACAATTGACTTAGTGTttcttgtttaattgtaatgttaCGTGAAGAAAGCAAACACGACAATaccataaacatttaaaaaaacgacGTCCTCAGACGTATATTGATTCGGAACGTTTGCACTCTAAAACAATTAGGAGCCgattttttttcatgtatagAGTACTACTGtcgggatggaaataagaataTGGTAAATTGCATTGCAGCTTCCCCCAGTCCGTGTTTTAAAaatgagcctgattagccacagataagcacaggcaacaagctcaggtgtgttttattaaactcgtagtaaaaccaggaatgcatcaaacagctatgcaatatTATTTACATAACCCGCACTATCCAATACTttaatacaattgtgtacattTTCGTTTAATCACATGTAGGAGTTCCTGGATGCATTGCTATGCTGTTCCCCTAGTTTTACAGTGAGCTGAATTAACCgtggtgtatgtgtgtggtgtgtctaaTAAAGTATACAATGCAAGCTGTAATTGCTTAAATATGTCAGTGTAAACGTAAACCCttgtatacagtttttaaaaacagtgatgtgaatgtcttgtgtttttttttgtttttttgtttgctgttcttcAGGCTATTTGTCCTCTGGagttcatgtttaaaaatgaaaggatCACCATTGCCTTTGTGGATGCTGTCATCAGCCCCCCAATGGTTCCGAAGGGAAGCATCTGCAAATACCTGCAGGTGTTCCCAGCGGAATGTAGGGGGCGCAGGAGTTCCTACAGGGGGAAAATAACAGTAAGTACAGCATCCAtgattgtgaagaaaaaaaaaaaaaatcatttctcaAATaaggtgtctgtctgtattttttttcttgtgtatacTTTGGCTGTAAAAGTATTCATAAAataagtacaatttattttttgtgaccccattttaatgtgtgtttgtgtgtctatacacacacacacacacacacactgtaacagaaGTAGTAAAAGTAAGGTAAAAAAGTTCCTCTTGCAGGTCATTGCCGCCTGGTTTTATTAAGCTATgaaatactattatggctttttaTATTTGTGATTAGTTAGTGGTAGCTTGTGTTCCTAATTTGAGTTTGGAACAGTATTGTTTATGTAAGCAACTGATAATACTGCAATATGTCTATTTAAAATACTCAATTTTATATGTGTCCACCAGGCAGATGTCAGCTGGTCAGTCAATGGCATTCCCAAAGGAATTATTAAGCAGTCTCTGGGCTTTGTGCCTATCATGGTGAAGTCCAAGCTGTGTAATTTGTACCGCCTCCCTCCCAAGGATCTCATTAAGCACCATGAAGAAGCAGAGGTAACTCATTTCTGTTTTCTGCTACTGTGTGTAATTCTTTCTATTCAAGAAATTTCAGTGTCGTTTTAACAgcagtacacatttaaaatgaaaggcaaTACATTATTTTGACAATCCTATCTTAAAGTAATGGTATTCACTACTCTCAAGTTATTAAAGAACCACACTCATAGTACAGATGTATTAGGTTTTTGTTAGCAGCAGCCTCAGATGTTTTTCTATTTGCTAGAATTATGGGAGTAATGTAACTCGATAGTGATTGGAAGGGAGTATCAAAGACTAGGGAAATCTGTCTGTAAGTAAATTAATTTGATGTCTGCAAATGAGTGCACACAATACCAATTGCTATGTTAGTAATTGATTTCAGTAGTCAAAGTTACACACATAGCTCAGACATTATCATTGGACACAACAATGTAGCACATAGTTATAAGCAGAAGTCAGTGATCAGTTACCAAATTTTATGGAAGAAAGCTCAGGTACGCCGATGGTGTGTAGTCGGGAGAGGATTCAGATAGCTTTTCAAATTCACTCTAAGTGCCTGTCTTATATATTTTACCTGACTGCttgtgtgtgaagctgaactttgaACTCTGTTTTCCTAACAATATCTAAACACTGTGTGTCGtctaattttttttaacagttacattttgtgtgctcaattaatcaattgttatttggaggcttaactgacagccctattTTACACAAGGTCAAATGTACCACACTATCAATTCCTTGTTGTTCTGTACTGGGTTGGTTGCATTAGGAAAGCATCTTCGCACAGCGTTCTCAAGTGTGCTCACAGtatttgtttaccttttgttgaCCCCTACATATCTTAGTATGATTTGTGCTGGAACCAGCGATGCATTCAATTGAAGGAGTCTAGTATTCCAGTTCTCAGCCCAGTTTAGTTGCAGAGCTACAGTCTGGAACGATTCTGCTATTGGCAACTCAGGAAGCATGCTCTTAACTTTTTATTCTCTTTCTGTTCAAGCACTATTATgaagtttacattttcttttctaacAGGAGATGGGAGGTTATTTCATAGTGAATGGAATAGAAAAGATTATCCGAATGTTAATTATGCCCAAGAGAAACTACCCTATCGCAATGGTGAGACCTAAATGGAAGGGCAGAGGCCAGGGTTACACTGAATATGGTAAATAACAAGACTGCAAATACTGTGTATTATCTCTTTTTCAACTTTTTACAATTGCCTGATGTTCATAAAGTTTCAGCTAGTATTGACAACCGTGAAACTGCAAGGGACACTTTTTGAAAACGTCAAAATCAAAATTTTATCTagagacttctttttttttttttaatatcttgcaacttaacattttttgcattttaatattacGACGCGTTTATGTATTTATACACTGTCAATTTTCactctgcaattaaaaaaaaataatcttgaatGCTTAGTCTTGTTTGTTGTGCTACTGACTTTCCCTCTTTGTTTTCACCAGGTATTTCGATGCACTGCGTGAGAGATGAGCACACAGCCATTAACATGAACCTGCATTACCTTGACAATGGGACAGTGATGCTCAACTTCATTTACCACAGGGAGCTCTTCTTCATTCCTCTGGGCTTTGCCTTGAAGGTGAGGCTGAAATGGCAGTGTAACAGGGGTTTAAAAAACTGGATTCCAAATccatgttttgtagtttttttgttattgaggCTTCGGAGGAGTTTTTACTGAATTGAGACTTTTATACTGCGTTTTCTAACTGTCTCACGCCAGGTATACTAATAACAGCTGCATGTGGTACACTCTACTCCCACATGGAATTTAACGAGAGAACCCTGAGCAAGCTCATTGTAAGGGAATCCAGAGGTGTCAGCCAAATTGTCTTTCTTGCTTGTTAACAGTgaatttggaatttggaattgcTTGTCGGTGTGCTCTGAGCCTGATGAGATGCGAATCCACGTGGGTTGCTGATGGGGtgtggggtttttgtttgtttgtttgtttgtccaggCCTTGGCTGACGTCACAGATTTCCAGATCTCCCAGGAGTTGATTAAAGGGAGAGAGGACAACTCATTTTACAAGAGCTGTGTGTCGGAGATGCTGCGCATGGTGATGGTGGAAGGATGCACCACCAAGAAGCAGGTCCTGAACTACCTTGGGGAGAGATTCCGGGTGAAGCTGTCTCTGCCAGAGTGGTACACCAACCAGCAGTGTGCAGAGTTTCTGTTAGAGTACGTCCTATTTGAATGCAAAAGGGATATGCGTAATACCAATAGCTTAATACCAATAGCAGGTTTTTCTGATGAGAAGCAATCCAGTCCTGCAATGTACTATGGTTTAATCTCAACCTCAGTATCCAATTGACAATACCCATGACGTTAACTGTTCatttttcattgtgtgtgttaaccaactaaatctttttttttttattaaaaaaaaaaaaaaagtccccagtggcagatttttttaattgtttttatatatacactcTTAAAGTGAGTCCTGCCTACAGGGTCATTAGTCTGTTACTGGATAAGATAATTAGTTATGGGTGCAATCTTCTTACTAGATCTACTAAATTTGTCCCAATGATTAGCTTTAAACAAACCTAATGGGTAATGTTTTCTTCGTAAAAAAACTACGACTAACTTCTCGTATCATGCCTGTAGACACTGCATCTGTATCCACCTAAAGTCTAATGTAGAGAAGTTTTACCTGCTGTGCCTGATGACTCGGAAGCTGTTCACCTTCGCTAAGGGAGAATGTATGGAGGAAAACCCAGACAGCTTGATGTGCCAGGAGGTGCTCACACCTGGACAGCTTTATTTAATGTTTCTGAAAGTAAGTTTGCAGTCTTTTCAGGCTGTTCCCGTGGTTccttttttaatgactttttgcATGCCACTGGCTTTTCTGTTGTTGCGTCTGGTTCTTGTAGTGTTCACTGATAATAAATGCTGTTTACTCCTAACCCCCAGGAAAAAATGGAAACCTGGTTGCAGTCTCTGAAAATCGCCCTGGACAAAAAGATGCAGAAATCGAACATTACTATCAATGTGGAAAGTCTTATGAAACTGTTCAACATGGGACTGGACGTGACCAGACCATTTGAATATCTTTTAGCCACAGGAAATCTGCGTTCAAAAACAGGTATCAAGTTATTAGAAAACATTTGTTCCATAGGAGCTATAAGTCAATGGCATGGTCTTTTGTGGGTGTTTTTCAGTATCTAatattacagcaaaaaaaaaagatttatgttgACCTACTGAGATGGTATGTTAGTGAGATAATGGTTGTGCTTACAGTGACTGTACTAATAGAGATGGCTGATTTGTTTTCAGGGCTGGGAATGCTGCAGGACTCTGGTCTCTGTGTGGTGGCTGACAAGCTGAACTTCATCCGCTACCTATCTCATTTCCGCTGCGTTCACCGAGGCGCCGCCTTCGCCAAGATGAGGACGACGATGGTGCGCAGGCTGCTACCAGAGTCCTGGGGATTCCTGTGCCCGGTCCATACCCCCGATGGGGAGCCCTGCGGCCTCATGAACCACATGACCGCCATCTGCGAGATTGTCACCCAGTCCTTCCCCACCACCTCCATCCCTGCCCTGCTCTGCTCGCTCGGTGAGTCTGTGGTAGAAATTTGAATGCTAACCCTTTTTATGGCAACagagagatggaaataagacctaGCAGTtacatccattccaggttttagtttGTGCTCAATTAGCCCCagcatataggtaacaagctcaggagtcTTAATCCTTAGCGGTCTATTTATTTAGCTCTTGTCAGGtgcttcaggtccaatttattttcacacgtgctgtttattttacacatgctgttttaaatttttttttttttcagagtaaaacagttttaaaagaccctgcatagcaaaaggacaccagtactgtatctccagccaacccccaccccttgttcgctgtatttttcacatacctctttatcgacttgcatactgataaatcttctcctggtcactcgttttatcaccaaacacctcaataatgcgatccacgtcatcattttattactataaaatagtaatatttgtgacattctttgagcgctggatgcagaagcaactgTCTCCTTTTGTTTATGTTCgtgctatctctgtggtgcatgggtctctcagatacgcccttttattttcggcttcatttggctcctgtcggtctcactcggtcattgaaagaTTTGCTCGTCTTTTTCTGGagagaaaaacgactagagacctgtgctttatgtcattttgatgatgttggacagggtccgacatcggactggaaagggaaaattgtaatgtcggacctgggccgagataggaccgcaaagggtgaataaacttctagtaaaaccagcaatggattAATCTGCTATGCATGGgaattttatttccatccctgcaacatTAAGTGTTGTAGTACATTAATTTCATGCTTCCTTCTGCCATATGCTCATCGTTCTGGAAACTCCTGAGGCAAACTAACTatgtgcaatgtaaaaaaaattcaaagtgcCACTGCCGCACTAGAATTCATCATTTAACTTTAATAGCAGGGCCTGTGACCTTGAAATTgatcacttatatatatatataaaatataatatacagtaccagtcaagagtttgagtacacttgctggaaacaaggtttttttcataacagaCAGTGTTTTACGCCGTATACGTTTCTGTagatacttgaaaatgaaaacacacgttacagtatacaaaacaaaacataagaagtatcaaagcaatgttcaagaaaattgaaaattgtctttaaatcttggattcctgaaaatagccaccctttgccttaataacagcctcacaaacacgaggcattcggttaacgagtttcagcaggaaatcgcccgacatgtcttcccagctcttctgcagcaattcccagagatgtagggcacttgtggggagctttgctttgactcttttgtccagttcgtcccatacaagttcaatgagattgaggtctggagactgggcaggccaggtaaTCATGGACCCTTACCTGTTCACAATAATTGGTgaaaaaggttaattaggtaacaagctagttaactcagagaacatctaacaaagacacttttatatttgGGCCAGTGTTCTAACAGCGTGTTATACACTTTCAgaattttaactgacttgggcttcaaactgaaatccccttgctttgggtgaccatttcattgaaattgacaagatttacattttcatttaaaaataaaagttttgaatgcaattcacttctgattatcagcttatataagtacatttatcatataatgaaatattaagtgtttatagacaagtttatacagttaaaagtatagataatcatgaaaaacctggtttcaagcaggtgtactcaaacttttgactggtactgtgtgtgtgtgtgtgtgtgtgtgtgtgtgtgtgtgtgtgtgtgtgtgtgtgtgtgtgtgtgtgtgtgtgtatatatatatgtcaaataCATGAAGGCTATATTTTAGCCattcacagtacagaaatgttcatttaatgatcaacaaaatgagaatacgtttaaaaaaaaaaaaaaaaaaaaaaaaaaaaaaaagtaaagctgaTACATTCGTATCTCCGAGAAACGGATAATGACAcggaacgtctgtacagcactgaaacactatgtttaaaaaaaacaaaccgtactgctgaacctcgtcttctttaatattagcatcatgagggtataataataatagatgggcctcttcagtgagttacaggaaaacaattccatctcaggtttctgtgaccgTATAAATTACTCGACTTTCGATCTCATTTTTATATCccaatacatgtcaaaaaatatgaattctgatatttgtcccagcactatttttttattattttttttttttttttttttacatgttttatctATCTCTCTAACAAGGATTAATCATTCCTTTTGAATAGTTCAGGTTCTGTTTCTAGGATATTGAAATAGTATTTAGTAACTATGTACATATCTTTAAGTCTTATTTTGTTGTAATGAGTGTGTGTTATGTGTTCCAGGTGTGACCCCAGTGGACGGCATGCCCAGCCAGCCCTACCAAGACTGCTATCCAGTGGTGCTGGACGGAGCCATGGTAGGCTGGGTGGAGCAGGATCTCGCACCCTCTGTTGCTGATTCTTTGCGCAATTTTAAGGTaaactatttacattttatatacctTGATTGATACAAATCAAAGAACTGCATTTGTTGGTTTTAATTGTTCAGGTTAAACTAGTCTTGTAACTATAAGGATAATAATTGACGCGTGAAGGGGAACGCAACTGCCTTGTAACACCGTGTATGGCAGGCAGATATAGAAAATTAATTCCCATCTGAAACACTCAATTTTAgcctttattttaattgcagaataacactttttttttgtaaatcagagaATTTCATGACATAGCAGAGGTAAGAGTCTCCAGTAATTTACTTGATATGGCTGCAATGTGTGTATCGGAGCGCTTTATTGAAATTGATCGTGTATgatgcatttaattttaaaaaaatcatatgtttttcttgtaaattttatttatttatttttgcttttaataccTTGGCTGTTACTACAGAAATATGAAATGGAAGTTTGTCGCTGTGtgtctattgtcattttttttctgattagtTGTGCAGAAGATCAGATGATCAGATTATTGGCTTTACA
The Polyodon spathula isolate WHYD16114869_AA chromosome 5, ASM1765450v1, whole genome shotgun sequence DNA segment above includes these coding regions:
- the polr1b gene encoding DNA-directed RNA polymerase I subunit RPA2; the protein is MGSTSKWSNLPSCPSLKNLTEPGYGVPKKEQHRAVQELTRVHTESFDQAISDGLSRAVQAICPLEFMFKNERITIAFVDAVISPPMVPKGSICKYLQVFPAECRGRRSSYRGKITADVSWSVNGIPKGIIKQSLGFVPIMVKSKLCNLYRLPPKDLIKHHEEAEEMGGYFIVNGIEKIIRMLIMPKRNYPIAMVRPKWKGRGQGYTEYGISMHCVRDEHTAINMNLHYLDNGTVMLNFIYHRELFFIPLGFALKALADVTDFQISQELIKGREDNSFYKSCVSEMLRMVMVEGCTTKKQVLNYLGERFRVKLSLPEWYTNQQCAEFLLEHCICIHLKSNVEKFYLLCLMTRKLFTFAKGECMEENPDSLMCQEVLTPGQLYLMFLKEKMETWLQSLKIALDKKMQKSNITINVESLMKLFNMGLDVTRPFEYLLATGNLRSKTGLGMLQDSGLCVVADKLNFIRYLSHFRCVHRGAAFAKMRTTMVRRLLPESWGFLCPVHTPDGEPCGLMNHMTAICEIVTQSFPTTSIPALLCSLGVTPVDGMPSQPYQDCYPVVLDGAMVGWVEQDLAPSVADSLRNFKVLQQKRIPPWTEIVLVPKTGKASIYPALLIFTTPCRMVRPVQNLALGKEELIGTFEQLFIDVGILEEEIVPGVTTHQELFPHSMLSVVASFIPYSDHNQSPRNMYQCQMGKQTMGFPLHTYQERSDNKLYRIQTPQSPLVRPSMYDHYNMDNYPIGTNAIVAVISYTGYDMEDAMIVNKASWERGFAHGSVYKTELIDLDEKIKQGDDSLVFGIKPGDPRVMQKLDDDGLPPIGTVLQYGDPFYSYMSLNTGESFVTFYKSKENCVVDNIKVCSNDSGMGKFKRICITTRIPRNPTIGDKFASRHGQKGILSRLWPAEDMPFTESGMVPDILFNPHGFPSRMTIGMLIESMAGKSAAMHGLCHDATPFTFSEDHSALEHFGELLKAAGYNFYGTERLYSGISGLELEADIFIGVVYYQRLRHMVSDKFQVRTTGARDKVTNQPVGGRNIQGGVRFGEMERDALLAHGTSFLLHDRLFNCSDRSVAHVCVECGSLLSPLLEKPPPSWSTTRHRKNNCTVCKKSDSVDVVSVPYVFRYFVAELAAMNIKVKLDVK